From the Butyrivibrio fibrisolvens genome, one window contains:
- a CDS encoding AraC family transcriptional regulator, translating to MIRNKSEGVGFDFCAFVDFDSSSDVRLYEIGDYVCEPEYSYGPIIRPRGIIHLVTSGRGKLTIDNTTYNVHKDQIFFIPAGVSAYYIADKEDPWTYKWLHIGGSRVIEVLKDAGIDENNPVFTLCDRGNSTKENFYNIFNNIFANFTREFICISKLYELLDYFSEFSLKDDESSESLQLQYVHTVIKYIHLKYSEQLRVEDISRACGLNRSYLSRLFHDATGSTIQDFLMTYRIKEAANMLRNSDNTVSYIAFAVGYSDIYTFSKAFKKKMGLTPTAYRENAG from the coding sequence ATGATAAGAAATAAGTCAGAAGGTGTCGGTTTTGATTTCTGTGCATTCGTTGATTTTGATTCAAGTTCGGACGTACGTCTATACGAAATCGGTGACTATGTATGTGAACCGGAATACTCTTACGGACCTATTATAAGGCCGCGTGGAATCATCCATCTGGTTACTTCCGGTAGAGGAAAACTTACAATTGATAATACTACCTACAATGTTCACAAGGACCAGATATTCTTCATTCCTGCCGGTGTCAGCGCCTATTATATAGCTGACAAGGAAGATCCATGGACTTACAAATGGCTGCATATCGGGGGATCGAGGGTTATAGAAGTATTAAAAGATGCGGGTATCGACGAAAATAACCCTGTATTTACTCTCTGCGATCGTGGAAATAGTACAAAAGAGAACTTCTATAATATATTTAATAACATTTTTGCAAACTTTACAAGGGAATTTATATGTATATCAAAACTATACGAATTATTGGATTACTTTAGTGAATTTTCTTTAAAAGATGATGAGAGTTCTGAGAGTCTGCAGCTTCAATATGTGCATACAGTTATCAAATATATACATCTAAAATACTCTGAACAGCTTCGGGTTGAGGATATATCAAGGGCATGCGGTCTTAACAGGAGCTATCTGTCAAGGCTGTTCCATGATGCTACGGGGTCGACGATCCAGGACTTCCTTATGACTTATCGCATCAAGGAGGCTGCAAATATGCTAAGAAACTCGGATAATACGGTGTCCTATATCGCATTCGCTGTCGGATACTCTGACATCTACACTTTCTCCAAGGCCTTCAAGAAAAAGATGGGTCTTACGCCTACGGCATATCGTGAGAATGCGGGGTAA
- a CDS encoding ABC transporter substrate-binding protein, producing the protein MKKKVLSLLMCTVLAAGVVGCSSGGSGTTDGGNATQTSNDGSKTYSTDKITINIWDSNQQPGLQEIADDWTAKSGVAVSIEVIDWDNYWTLLEAGASGGDMPDVFWMHSNTAQMYMENGILLDLTDYIAADSAIVKDNYYEGVWDLYNSDGKQYALPKDHDTIALLYNKAIFEEYGVDVPTDDWTWEDMYEAAKTITEKSNGDIYGLALNTSNNQDGWYNLVYDYGAQVITEDHKGTTIGSDQGKEAMEMVRKLLTVGAPQSVVAETGTDSLFQSGKVGMITQGSWMINSFYTAENHADYAWAMLPYADTNGNGSCDSGERYSCYNGLGWAANAGVSDPQACYDLISYFCSEEGQIKQAKLGVTMGGMKGVSEDFANAFEGMDVSAFTRAEEEGDLYFRPYTRKTPVWEDALQQAGGFLDAWQNPEDPALMSTACDNAQKIIEDAIAAE; encoded by the coding sequence ATGAAAAAGAAAGTATTGTCACTACTTATGTGCACTGTATTGGCAGCTGGTGTTGTAGGCTGCAGTTCAGGCGGTTCAGGTACAACAGATGGCGGTAATGCTACGCAGACTTCTAATGACGGCTCTAAGACATATTCAACTGACAAAATCACAATAAACATATGGGATAGCAATCAGCAACCGGGACTCCAGGAGATCGCTGATGACTGGACAGCTAAGTCCGGAGTTGCAGTATCTATAGAAGTTATCGACTGGGATAACTACTGGACACTTCTTGAAGCAGGTGCTTCAGGCGGAGATATGCCGGATGTATTCTGGATGCACTCCAATACAGCACAGATGTATATGGAGAATGGAATCCTTCTTGATCTTACAGACTATATAGCAGCAGACAGCGCTATAGTTAAAGACAATTATTATGAAGGTGTATGGGATCTTTATAATAGCGATGGCAAGCAGTATGCGCTTCCTAAGGATCATGATACTATAGCTCTTTTGTACAACAAGGCAATCTTTGAAGAGTATGGCGTAGATGTTCCTACAGATGACTGGACATGGGAAGATATGTATGAAGCAGCTAAGACTATCACAGAGAAGTCCAATGGTGACATCTATGGTCTTGCTCTTAACACATCCAACAACCAGGACGGCTGGTACAATCTTGTATATGATTACGGCGCACAGGTTATCACAGAAGATCACAAAGGCACAACAATCGGATCTGATCAGGGCAAAGAGGCTATGGAGATGGTCAGAAAGCTCCTTACAGTTGGCGCTCCTCAGTCAGTAGTTGCTGAGACAGGTACAGATTCACTCTTCCAGTCAGGTAAGGTTGGTATGATCACTCAGGGTTCATGGATGATCAACTCTTTCTACACAGCTGAGAATCACGCAGATTATGCATGGGCTATGCTTCCATATGCTGATACTAACGGCAACGGATCCTGCGATTCAGGTGAGAGATATTCCTGCTACAATGGACTTGGATGGGCTGCTAATGCTGGTGTGTCAGATCCTCAGGCTTGCTACGATCTTATCTCTTATTTCTGCTCAGAAGAAGGCCAGATCAAGCAGGCTAAGCTTGGCGTAACAATGGGCGGTATGAAGGGCGTATCAGAAGATTTTGCTAACGCTTTCGAAGGAATGGACGTATCTGCATTCACAAGAGCAGAGGAAGAGGGAGACCTTTACTTCCGTCCTTACACAAGAAAGACTCCTGTATGGGAAGATGCACTTCAGCAGGCTGGCGGATTCCTTGATGCATGGCAGAATCCTGAAGATCCGGCTCTTATGTCTACAGCTTGTGATAACGCACAGAAGATAATCGAAGATGCTATCGCAGCAGAATAA